In the genome of Paenibacillus pabuli, one region contains:
- a CDS encoding BlaI/MecI/CopY family transcriptional regulator, which produces MRIHNFKVGERGLNRFFGPLEAKIMDILWARPGSSIREVQTALEKDKDVNFNTVMTVMNRLVDKELLRKSQKGRTSLYHPVQSREEFMNDQSKELSQELVDEFGALALNHMLDALDEADAGLIERLEQKIKQWKKDSD; this is translated from the coding sequence ATGAGAATACACAATTTTAAAGTGGGTGAGCGTGGGCTGAATCGGTTTTTCGGTCCGCTGGAGGCGAAGATTATGGACATTTTATGGGCGCGTCCAGGCAGCAGCATTCGGGAAGTGCAAACCGCACTAGAAAAAGATAAAGACGTTAATTTCAATACCGTCATGACGGTGATGAATCGCCTCGTGGACAAGGAGCTGCTTCGCAAGTCGCAGAAGGGCCGAACGTCATTGTACCATCCGGTACAAAGTAGGGAGGAGTTTATGAACGACCAATCCAAGGAGTTGTCACAAGAGCTGGTGGATGAGTTCGGGGCACTTGCTCTGAATCACATGCTGGATGCATTGGATGAAGCAGATGCAGGGTTGATTGAGCGTCTGGAGCAGAAGATTAAGCAGTGGAAAAAGGATAGCGATTAA
- a CDS encoding catalase, whose amino-acid sequence MTERMTTNQGAPVGDNQNSRTAGRRGPTLLEDYHLLEKIAHFDRERIPERVVHARGAGAHGVFTLEKSMKDYTTADFLQDPGTETDVLVRFSTVIHGTGSPETARDPRGFAVKFYTREGNYDIVGNHLPVFFIRDAMKFPDMVHSLKPAPDTNIQDPARYWDFMTLSPESTHMMTWLFSDLGTPANYREMDGFGVHAFKWINAQGQVHYVKYKWESAQGVRGFSRQEAAEVQGQDFNHATRDLHEHIKNGQYPQWKLQVQLLKPEQMDDFAFDPLDPTKTWPEDVLPFQTIGTMTLNRNPQNFFAEVEQAAFSPSALVPGIEPSEDKLLQGRLFSYPDTQRHRLGPNYLQIPVNCPYAPVRNHQRDGLMNVNQDPSPVNYEPNSSGSSPEEAPEYRDSQAPIQGHVTREKIEKTDNYTQSGELFRSFTAIEQQHLLDNLINDLKVVPEQIQLRALCHFFQADGQLGGRLAHGLGVDISAFMPSQDRK is encoded by the coding sequence ATGACAGAACGCATGACAACCAATCAAGGTGCACCCGTAGGTGACAACCAGAACTCCCGTACCGCAGGAAGAAGAGGCCCGACACTACTTGAGGATTATCATCTGCTTGAGAAGATCGCACACTTTGACCGGGAGCGCATTCCGGAACGGGTCGTTCATGCGAGAGGTGCCGGTGCACATGGTGTGTTTACGCTTGAGAAGAGCATGAAGGATTATACCACAGCGGACTTCTTGCAAGACCCGGGCACAGAGACGGATGTGCTCGTGCGGTTCTCAACGGTCATTCACGGTACAGGTTCACCGGAGACAGCGCGTGATCCACGTGGATTTGCTGTGAAATTCTATACCCGGGAAGGCAACTATGATATTGTGGGAAACCACTTGCCCGTCTTTTTCATCCGTGATGCCATGAAGTTTCCGGATATGGTTCATTCCCTGAAGCCTGCGCCGGATACGAATATTCAGGATCCTGCACGCTACTGGGACTTCATGACACTTTCTCCGGAGTCAACCCATATGATGACATGGTTATTCTCCGATTTGGGCACGCCAGCAAATTACCGAGAGATGGATGGTTTCGGTGTCCATGCCTTCAAATGGATTAATGCTCAAGGGCAGGTCCATTATGTAAAATACAAGTGGGAGTCGGCTCAAGGCGTTCGCGGCTTCTCACGTCAAGAGGCAGCTGAAGTACAAGGGCAGGATTTCAACCATGCGACCCGTGATTTACATGAGCATATCAAAAACGGACAATACCCGCAGTGGAAGCTGCAGGTGCAATTGCTGAAGCCGGAGCAGATGGATGATTTCGCCTTCGATCCACTCGACCCGACCAAGACTTGGCCGGAAGATGTACTGCCGTTCCAGACGATCGGAACCATGACGTTGAATCGTAATCCACAAAATTTCTTTGCAGAAGTAGAACAAGCGGCTTTTTCCCCAAGTGCTTTGGTGCCTGGAATCGAGCCTTCCGAAGATAAATTGCTGCAAGGCCGTCTGTTCTCTTATCCGGATACACAGCGTCACCGACTTGGACCAAACTATTTGCAGATTCCGGTGAACTGCCCTTATGCTCCGGTTCGCAATCATCAGCGGGATGGATTGATGAATGTGAATCAGGACCCATCTCCGGTAAACTATGAACCGAACAGCTCGGGCAGCAGCCCGGAAGAAGCCCCGGAATACCGTGACAGTCAGGCTCCGATCCAGGGTCATGTTACACGTGAGAAAATTGAGAAGACCGATAACTATACGCAATCTGGAGAGTTGTTCCGCTCATTCACGGCGATAGAGCAGCAACATTTGCTGGATAACCTGATTAATGACCTGAAGGTAGTGCCGGAACAGATTCAGCTACGAGCTCTGTGTCATTTCTTCCAGGCAGATGGACAGCTCGGTGGTCGTTTGGCCCATGGACTTGGTGTGGATATCTCCGCATTTATGCCTTCACAGGATCGTAAATAA
- a CDS encoding winged helix-turn-helix transcriptional regulator translates to MQKQTGQVKFNLSGRRLPLRVKPVLTDPAPLVDNCPVTRRVILISPMPGQVHELVKALTDSCFDVLVFHRWEPDLHERLVFDLLIYDLSVAGTIDAFAGISSRLNREAEHATPCLYLVGEKMIGNASGPMLQEELLVWPARPQEALYRVQRMIGNSPATPKRGFLPQEGQRIGFKDLWLDRERMSVQRNNDRIHLTKTEYDLLLKLIDAKGAVISREEMLSDIWETDFTGGSNVVDVHIKSLRKKLGDNAASPQYIVTVRGVGYRLAD, encoded by the coding sequence ATGCAGAAACAAACGGGTCAAGTAAAATTCAACCTGTCCGGTCGTCGTTTGCCGCTCCGGGTGAAGCCGGTCCTTACGGATCCAGCTCCCCTTGTTGATAATTGCCCGGTTACACGACGGGTCATTCTGATTAGTCCGATGCCTGGTCAAGTACATGAACTCGTCAAGGCATTAACGGACAGCTGCTTCGATGTGCTGGTATTTCATCGATGGGAGCCTGATTTACATGAACGGCTTGTATTTGATCTGTTGATCTATGACCTGTCAGTTGCCGGAACCATCGATGCTTTTGCCGGCATCAGCAGCCGATTGAACCGTGAGGCGGAACATGCAACACCGTGTCTGTATCTGGTAGGGGAGAAGATGATTGGCAATGCCAGTGGCCCGATGCTTCAGGAGGAATTATTGGTCTGGCCGGCCCGTCCGCAGGAAGCCTTGTATCGTGTGCAGCGCATGATTGGCAATAGTCCTGCAACTCCAAAACGCGGGTTTCTGCCTCAGGAAGGACAGCGTATCGGATTCAAGGATCTATGGTTAGATCGTGAACGGATGAGTGTACAACGGAATAATGACCGCATTCATTTGACCAAGACAGAGTATGATTTGCTGCTGAAGCTGATTGATGCCAAAGGGGCTGTGATTTCCCGTGAGGAGATGCTCAGCGATATCTGGGAGACAGATTTTACAGGTGGAAGCAATGTGGTGGATGTTCATATCAAAAGCTTGCGCAAAAAACTTGGCGATAACGCAGCTTCGCCTCAATATATAGTAACGGTAAGAGGAGTGGGCTACCGCCTGGCGGACTAG
- a CDS encoding Fur family transcriptional regulator, producing MRTLNLTIQRQAVYDVVRHSEDHPTAADVMNRLVEQGYNLAYGTVYNSLRYLTDKELIRELKLGETASRYDARMDDHQHIMCEVCGKVDEVMTEVPPQWMKQVAEETGYAIDHAHVVFGGVCAECRNKRVK from the coding sequence GTGAGAACTCTAAATCTGACAATACAGCGTCAGGCAGTTTACGATGTAGTACGCCATTCCGAAGACCATCCAACGGCAGCAGATGTAATGAACCGTCTGGTGGAGCAAGGTTATAATTTGGCTTATGGTACGGTATACAATTCACTTCGATATTTGACAGATAAAGAATTGATTCGAGAGCTCAAGCTGGGTGAGACGGCGAGTCGTTATGATGCCCGCATGGACGATCATCAACATATTATGTGTGAAGTATGCGGCAAGGTGGATGAAGTCATGACGGAAGTTCCTCCCCAATGGATGAAGCAGGTTGCGGAGGAAACCGGATATGCGATTGATCACGCTCATGTGGTCTTTGGAGGTGTCTGCGCAGAATGCAGAAACAAACGGGTCAAGTAA
- a CDS encoding GGDEF domain-containing protein: MLSTFFVNVCVMITFMYVSGIIAKFYRIRVPFPSMRVQMIGGLLFGIYGTILMNYSFPLNESTIVDLRHLAIVTAAVYLGGLASVVTGLVISILRVVMFGMSSAAIDAAFVMTIIGLSGVYFAYAPWSRLTKIITMNLLGMTLIFVILMLNTSSMNSLMKVYPLQMTISFVGGIFIYFIAEFINKSNEMMFLLERRASTDHLTNLSNRRQFEKSLELELERARDHKQKLSLLVIDIDRFKKVNDTFGHTSGDAVLKQLGQLLIEHARSADIVSRNGGEEFAILLLDCGHHQAMAIAESIRQSVEKYLFALPDGNTIRLTISIGVAIFPDHCDDRDDNDFFEQADRALYEAKNTGRNRVCAIPLRSRSLSSGQNMF; the protein is encoded by the coding sequence TTGCTAAGCACGTTTTTCGTCAATGTCTGTGTCATGATCACGTTCATGTATGTGTCCGGAATCATCGCCAAATTCTATCGTATCCGTGTGCCCTTTCCCTCCATGCGCGTTCAGATGATCGGTGGACTACTGTTTGGAATTTATGGAACTATATTAATGAATTATTCATTCCCACTGAACGAGAGCACCATCGTGGATCTAAGACATTTGGCTATCGTTACCGCTGCTGTGTATTTGGGAGGACTGGCTTCTGTTGTCACGGGACTCGTCATCTCTATCCTGCGAGTCGTGATGTTTGGAATGTCATCAGCAGCCATTGATGCAGCATTCGTCATGACCATCATTGGGTTATCAGGTGTATATTTTGCCTATGCTCCATGGTCAAGATTAACCAAGATCATTACCATGAATTTGCTGGGAATGACCCTGATTTTTGTCATCCTGATGCTAAATACCTCCAGCATGAATTCATTAATGAAAGTATATCCACTACAAATGACCATTTCGTTTGTCGGTGGAATTTTTATTTATTTCATCGCAGAGTTCATTAATAAATCCAATGAGATGATGTTCCTGCTTGAACGAAGAGCTTCGACCGACCATCTCACCAACCTTAGCAATCGCAGGCAATTTGAGAAATCACTCGAACTGGAGCTGGAACGAGCAAGAGATCATAAGCAGAAGCTCTCGCTGTTGGTTATTGACATTGATCGTTTCAAAAAAGTAAATGACACCTTCGGTCATACATCAGGTGATGCAGTCCTGAAGCAGCTCGGACAATTACTCATCGAACATGCCCGTTCAGCGGATATCGTCTCTCGAAACGGAGGCGAGGAGTTTGCTATACTGCTGCTCGATTGTGGTCACCACCAGGCTATGGCCATTGCCGAGTCAATCAGACAATCGGTCGAGAAATACCTATTCGCTCTGCCTGATGGCAATACGATCCGGCTGACCATATCGATCGGAGTCGCTATTTTTCCAGATCACTGCGACGACAGAGATGATAACGATTTCTTTGAACAGGCAGATCGTGCATTATACGAAGCCAAGAATACGGGTCGGAACCGGGTATGTGCCATTCCGCTGCGTTCCAGGTCACTCTCCAGCGGCCAGAACATGTTCTAA